TCGTCAAGACTTTGACTTTCACTTCTTGACCTACGGACAATGCTTCTTCGGCTTTCTTGATATGGCGTTCGGAAATCTCAGCCATACGCACCAAACCTTCCAATCCGTCTGCAATTTTAACGAATGCACCGAAATTGGTTAATTTAGCAACCGTACCAACAACGACTGTGCC
This genomic stretch from Selenomonadales bacterium harbors:
- a CDS encoding S1 RNA-binding domain-containing protein — encoded protein: GTVVVGTVAKLTNFGAFVKIADGLEGLVRMAEISERHIKKAEEALSVGQEVKVKVLTIDKRNKKIALSIRQVQQDAERAEYKAYMKEQEDKNVAFGNQLGDLLKDFEV